A stretch of DNA from Glycine max cultivar Williams 82 chromosome 18, Glycine_max_v4.0, whole genome shotgun sequence:
TGTTCCGAGCGATGTGTCGTATAATCATGTCATTCATGGGCTTAGCAGGGATGGTGATTGTATGAGGGCTTATCAGTTGTTAGAGGAAGGAGCTGAATTTGGGTTCATGTTATCTGAGCATACTTATAAGGTACTAGTGGAAGCTCTTTGCCATGTGATGGATGTGGACAAGGCGAGGGAAGTTTTGAAACTCATGCTAAGGAAGGAAGGTGTGGACAAGACTAGGATTTACAACATTTACTTGAGAGCTCTTTGTTTCGTGAACAATCCCACTGAGCTTTTGAATGTGCTAGTGTTTATGCTTGAGAGCCAATGTCAGGCTGATGTGATCACCCTCAACACTGTGATCAATGGTTTTTGCAAGATGGGTAGGGTTGATGAAGCTTCTAAGGTATTGCATGACATGTTGGCAGGTAAATTTGCTGCACCTGATGTTGTGACCTTCACTACTGTGATTTCTGGTATGTTAGATGCCGCAAGAGTCGATGAAGCTCTTGATCTGTTTCATAAGGTGATGCCAGAAAATGGTTTAAGACCTAGTGTTGTGACATATAATGCTCTTCTCCGAGGGTTATTCAAACTAAAGAGAGTGAGTGATGCATTGATGGCTTTTAATAATATGGTAAGTGAAGGCATTACTGCAGATAGTACCACTTATACAGTTGTGGTAGAAGGGCTATGTGAATCTGACCAAGTAGAAGAGGCAAAGAGTTTTTGGCACAATGTTATATGGCCTTCAGGGGTTcatgataattttgtttatgCAGCAATTCTGAAAGGGCTGTGCCACTCCGGCAAACTTAATGAGGCTTGTCATTTCTTGTATGAATTGGTCGATTCCGGGATCTCTCCAAATATATTTAGTTATAATATTTTGATCAACTGTGCGTGCAATCTTGGCTTGAAAATAGAAGCTTACCAAATTGTTAGGGAGATGAAAAAGAATGGGCTGACTCCTGATTCTGTGACATGGAGAATTCTTGACAAGTTACATGGCAAAGTGAGGAAGGACATCCATTCTGAAGATCCAACCATGTCAACAACTTATGAGGGACATGACATGGAATAAGTGGGGATAGAAGCAAATGGAGTTCAGCTTGTACtttaaaacaataacataaaattgTGGTTTGGCTCAGAGGGTCGAAAGTATGAACAAACAAGagctttgaagtttgaacaacATCAATGAGGACTGAGGAGCATTAAACTAGAAGGACCAATGGTAAAACTCTGAATTTTCCCATATAAACAGTAAACTGGGTTATTAAACCCTGCAGACAGTTGATATGCAAAGTTCGAAAAAATGTGGTATTGAACAGAGTTGAAAGAGATCATATGAATTTGAGATAACTTTAGTGATTTATGAAGCAGCTAAGAGGGCTGTGACACTCTGCCGGAAGGAAAGCAAGCACAAGCAGATTCAtgcactataaaaaaaaaactagcaaacAGTCATCAATTTGAAATAACTAGCAACATTTGTAATCTACAAAAAGAAGGCTACAATAAGTttaggattttatttttattttcttgcaaaaaaaaaaatgagataacttgcttttttctttcccatttttggcaaatgatttttaagatgtatgtatttgaaaaagataataagTTAGTGAAATGAGACAATTTAACCCGGACTTATGATTTTGCAGTGTTAATAGTTCAAATGAACAACctttagaaaatttataataaattttagatgagttggtgaaaaagataaattagtcATCGTTGTTGTTGAAAT
This window harbors:
- the LOC106796792 gene encoding pentatricopeptide repeat-containing protein At3g18020; the encoded protein is MQLHTTLAPIFHKPKLIPLSLQFSTTTTLSPSLSHHHSQNAHPQHQHHNIATIIHSLCNSHRFSEAHHRFSLSLASASLPDERTCNVLLARLLASRTPRATWRLLRSLIASKPGFVPSLVNYNRLMDQFCGAHLPRDAHRLFFDMRNRGHCPNVVSFTTLINGYCSVRAMRDARKVFDEMLESGVEPNSVTYSVLIGGVLRERDLEGGRELMCRLWERMSVEVEDSVKTAAFANLVDSLCREGFFGEVFRIAEELPFGSCFSEEVSYGQMVDSLCRVGRYNGAARIVYLVRKRGFVPSDVSYNHVIHGLSRDGDCMRAYQLLEEGAEFGFMLSEHTYKVLVEALCHVMDVDKAREVLKLMLRKEGVDKTRIYNIYLRALCFVNNPTELLNVLVFMLESQCQADVITLNTVINGFCKMGRVDEASKVLHDMLAGKFAAPDVVTFTTVISGMLDAARVDEALDLFHKVMPENGLRPSVVTYNALLRGLFKLKRVSDALMAFNNMVSEGITADSTTYTVVVEGLCESDQVEEAKSFWHNVIWPSGVHDNFVYAAILKGLCHSGKLNEACHFLYELVDSGISPNIFSYNILINCACNLGLKIEAYQIVREMKKNGLTPDSVTWRILDKLHGKVRKDIHSEDPTMSTTYEGHDME